A portion of the Bacteroides faecium genome contains these proteins:
- a CDS encoding glycoside hydrolase family 88/105 protein: MKKSLFSFFTVTLLFCLTPANPVAAQESPAQKETLETIIKVNDYFMKKYADYTIPSFYGRVRPSNIWTRGVYYEGLMSLYGIYPHEDYYRYAYDWADFHKWGMRNGNTTRNADDHCCGQTYIDLYNICPSDPNMIRNIKASIDMVVNTPQVNDWWWIDAVQMAMPIFAKFGKMTGEQKYYDKMWDMYYYTRSQHDETGMFNQKDGLWWRDQDFNPPYKEPNGEDCYWSRGNGWVYAALVRVLDEIPADEKHRQDYINDFLTMSKALKKCQREDGFWNVSLHDPTNFGGKETSGTALFVYGMVWGVRNGLLDRKEYLPVALKAWNAMVKDAVHPNGFLGYVQGTGKEPKDGQPVTFKSVPDFEDYGVGCFLLAGTEIYKLK, encoded by the coding sequence ATGAAGAAATCACTATTCTCATTCTTTACAGTAACACTTCTTTTTTGCCTGACGCCCGCAAATCCGGTCGCGGCACAAGAGTCGCCTGCACAAAAAGAGACTTTAGAGACTATTATAAAGGTAAACGACTACTTTATGAAGAAGTATGCCGATTATACCATTCCCAGTTTCTACGGTCGTGTACGTCCCAGCAACATATGGACACGCGGTGTATATTATGAAGGACTGATGTCTTTATATGGCATTTATCCGCACGAAGATTATTATCGCTATGCCTATGACTGGGCGGACTTCCACAAATGGGGAATGAGAAACGGCAACACCACCCGCAACGCGGACGACCACTGCTGCGGACAAACTTATATCGACCTGTATAATATATGTCCGTCCGACCCGAACATGATTCGGAATATCAAGGCGAGCATCGACATGGTGGTGAACACTCCGCAAGTAAACGACTGGTGGTGGATTGACGCCGTACAAATGGCAATGCCTATCTTCGCCAAGTTCGGCAAAATGACCGGAGAGCAGAAGTACTACGACAAGATGTGGGACATGTATTATTATACACGCAGCCAGCACGACGAGACGGGTATGTTCAACCAGAAAGACGGTCTGTGGTGGCGCGACCAGGATTTTAATCCGCCATATAAGGAGCCGAATGGCGAAGATTGTTACTGGAGCCGCGGAAACGGCTGGGTATATGCCGCCTTGGTACGAGTACTGGATGAAATCCCTGCTGACGAGAAACACCGTCAGGACTATATTAACGACTTCCTAACCATGAGCAAGGCATTGAAGAAGTGCCAGCGTGAAGACGGTTTCTGGAATGTCAGCCTTCATGACCCTACGAACTTCGGTGGGAAAGAGACTTCCGGTACGGCACTGTTTGTCTACGGAATGGTTTGGGGAGTCCGCAACGGACTGCTCGACCGCAAGGAGTATCTTCCGGTTGCTTTAAAGGCATGGAATGCAATGGTGAAAGATGCCGTTCATCCGAACGGATTCCTGGGATATGTGCAGGGCACGGGTAAGGAACCTAAGGACGGTCAGCCCGTTACATTCAAGAGTGTGCCCGACTTTGAGGATTACGGTGTAGGTTGCTTCCTGCTTGCCGGAACGGAGATTTATAAATTAAAATAA
- a CDS encoding rhamnogalacturonan lyase has product MKYITVFLNLCLIAASLVAQPNYDFTKLKREHLGRGVIAIRENPSTVAVSWRYLSSDPMNESFDIYRNGEKINKHPVKDATFFQDTYAGTEPALYTVKAVKGKTEGSYQLPANAPAGYLNIPLNRPEAGTTPSGQSYFYAPNDASIGDVDGDGEYEIILKWDPSNAHDNAHDGYTGSVIFDCYKLNGQHLWRIDLGKNVRAGAHYTQFMVYDLDGDGRAEVVMKTSDGTVDGTGKMIGDADADYRSQQGRILTGSEYLTVFNGLTGAAMKTIDYIPERGNLMDWGDNRANRSDRFLACVAYLDGVHPSVVMCRGYYTRTVLAAFDWDGKELKQRWIFDSNNPGCEDYAGQGNHNLRVGDVDGDGCDEIIYGSCAIDHNGKGLYSTKMGHGDAIHMTHFDPSRKGLQVWDCHENKRDGSTYRDAATGEILFQIKSNIDVGRCMAADIDPTYPGVEMWSLASGGIRSVKGEVVKERVRGLSCNMAVWWDGDLLRELLDKNIVSKYNREKGICERIAIFEGALSNNGTKATPCLQGDIIGDWREEVLLRTADNTALRLYVSTIPTDYRFHTFLEDPVYRISIATQNVAYNQPTQPGFYFGPELKGTVFRGCKIPKK; this is encoded by the coding sequence ATGAAGTACATAACTGTCTTTTTAAATCTATGCCTGATAGCTGCTTCTTTAGTAGCCCAGCCGAACTACGACTTTACGAAGTTGAAACGTGAACATTTGGGACGTGGCGTGATTGCCATTCGTGAGAACCCTTCTACGGTAGCCGTTTCCTGGCGTTATCTTTCTTCCGACCCGATGAATGAATCATTTGATATATATAGGAATGGTGAAAAGATAAATAAGCACCCGGTGAAAGACGCCACTTTCTTTCAGGATACTTATGCAGGGACAGAGCCTGCCCTTTATACCGTTAAAGCTGTCAAAGGAAAGACCGAAGGCAGCTATCAACTGCCGGCAAATGCCCCGGCAGGTTATCTGAATATCCCGTTAAATCGTCCGGAAGCCGGAACAACCCCGTCGGGACAAAGTTATTTCTATGCTCCGAATGATGCAAGTATCGGTGATGTGGACGGCGATGGCGAATACGAGATTATTCTGAAATGGGACCCGAGCAATGCGCATGATAATGCGCATGACGGCTATACGGGGTCTGTCATTTTTGACTGTTATAAACTGAACGGACAGCACCTGTGGCGTATCGACTTGGGAAAGAACGTACGTGCCGGAGCGCATTACACTCAGTTTATGGTCTATGACTTGGACGGTGATGGTCGCGCGGAAGTTGTGATGAAAACCTCAGACGGAACTGTGGACGGAACAGGAAAAATGATTGGTGACGCCGATGCCGACTATCGGAGTCAGCAGGGGCGTATCCTGACAGGCTCTGAATATCTCACCGTCTTTAACGGACTGACAGGAGCAGCCATGAAAACAATTGACTATATCCCCGAACGGGGCAACTTAATGGACTGGGGTGATAACCGTGCAAACCGTAGCGACCGCTTTCTGGCTTGCGTTGCCTATCTGGACGGAGTTCATCCGAGTGTGGTGATGTGCCGCGGCTATTATACCCGTACTGTACTGGCTGCTTTCGATTGGGACGGAAAAGAACTGAAACAACGTTGGATATTCGATAGTAACAACCCCGGATGCGAAGACTATGCCGGACAGGGAAACCATAACTTGCGGGTAGGCGATGTGGACGGTGACGGATGCGATGAAATCATCTACGGCTCATGCGCTATCGACCATAACGGAAAAGGACTTTATTCTACCAAAATGGGACATGGGGACGCCATTCATATGACTCATTTCGACCCTTCACGCAAAGGCTTGCAAGTATGGGATTGTCACGAAAACAAACGGGACGGAAGTACATACAGGGATGCGGCAACCGGAGAAATCCTGTTTCAAATAAAGAGTAATATAGATGTCGGACGCTGCATGGCGGCCGATATTGACCCTACTTATCCGGGTGTTGAAATGTGGTCTTTAGCTTCCGGTGGAATCAGAAGTGTGAAAGGAGAAGTCGTAAAAGAACGGGTGAGGGGATTGTCTTGTAATATGGCTGTTTGGTGGGACGGTGATTTATTGCGTGAATTGCTGGATAAGAATATCGTGAGCAAATACAACAGGGAGAAAGGAATCTGCGAACGCATCGCCATTTTCGAGGGCGCCCTCTCCAATAATGGAACGAAAGCGACTCCTTGCCTGCAAGGGGACATTATCGGCGACTGGCGTGAAGAAGTGCTGCTACGTACAGCCGATAACACAGCTTTGAGACTTTACGTTTCCACCATTCCTACGGACTACCGTTTCCATACTTTCCTGGAAGACCCGGTGTACCGTATCAGCATTGCGACCCAAAACGTCGCTTATAACCAGCCCACACAACCCGGATTCTACTTCGGCCCCGAATTAAAGGGTACCGTATTCAGAGGATGTAAAATACCTAAAAAATAA
- a CDS encoding glycoside hydrolase family 88/105 protein, which produces MNIRIIAIASLLIALPVSAQKKKTVVNDSNTPLHLLQPAYQGTYGDLTPEQVKKDVDRVFTYIDKETPARVVDKNTGKLITDYTAMGEEAQLERGAFRLASYEWGVTYSALIAATEATSDQRYMDYVQNRFRFLAEVAPHFKRVYQENGTTDPQLLQILTPHALDDAGAVCAAMIKVRLKDGSLPVDGLIDNYFDFIINREYRLADGTFARNRPQHNTLWLDDMFMGIPAVAQMSCYDKAQKEKYLAEAVRQFLQFADRMFIPEKGLYRHGWVESSTEHPAFCWARANGWAMLTACELLDVLPENYPQRAKIMDYFRAHVRGVTALQSGEGLWHQLLDRNDSYLETSATAIYVYCLAHAINKGWIDAIAYGPVAHLGWHAVAGKINAEGQVEGTCVGTGMAFDPAFYYYRPVNVYAAHGYGPVLWAGAEMIRLLKNQYPQMNDSAVQYYQVKQKTTAPIFAVDTEDTK; this is translated from the coding sequence ATGAATATCCGTATCATAGCCATTGCTTCATTACTGATAGCCTTGCCTGTCAGTGCGCAGAAAAAGAAAACGGTAGTAAATGACTCAAATACACCTTTGCATTTGCTGCAACCTGCTTATCAGGGTACTTACGGTGACTTGACTCCAGAACAAGTGAAGAAAGACGTAGACCGTGTGTTTACCTATATAGATAAGGAGACTCCCGCCCGTGTAGTAGACAAGAACACGGGAAAACTGATAACCGACTACACCGCAATGGGAGAGGAAGCGCAACTGGAACGCGGTGCTTTCCGTCTGGCAAGCTACGAATGGGGAGTGACCTATTCCGCCTTGATAGCGGCAACCGAAGCTACCAGTGACCAGCGTTATATGGACTATGTACAGAACCGTTTCCGTTTCCTGGCGGAAGTAGCTCCGCATTTCAAACGTGTCTATCAAGAGAATGGGACAACCGATCCCCAACTGCTGCAAATCCTTACTCCTCATGCACTGGATGATGCAGGAGCGGTATGCGCCGCCATGATAAAAGTCCGCCTGAAAGACGGTTCGCTTCCTGTGGACGGCTTGATTGACAACTATTTCGACTTTATCATAAACAGGGAATACCGTCTGGCGGACGGAACTTTTGCCCGTAATCGCCCACAGCACAATACGCTCTGGCTGGATGATATGTTTATGGGAATCCCCGCAGTAGCGCAGATGAGCTGCTATGATAAGGCTCAAAAGGAGAAATACTTGGCAGAAGCAGTAAGACAATTCCTGCAATTTGCCGACCGTATGTTTATTCCCGAAAAAGGACTGTATCGCCACGGTTGGGTGGAAAGCAGTACCGAACACCCTGCTTTCTGCTGGGCACGTGCCAACGGCTGGGCAATGCTGACAGCCTGCGAACTGCTCGACGTATTGCCGGAAAACTATCCCCAACGTGCGAAAATAATGGACTACTTCCGTGCTCATGTGCGTGGCGTGACAGCCTTGCAGAGTGGGGAAGGGCTTTGGCATCAACTGCTCGACCGCAACGATTCGTATCTCGAAACTTCCGCTACCGCAATTTATGTCTACTGCCTGGCGCATGCCATTAATAAAGGCTGGATTGATGCAATCGCTTATGGCCCTGTCGCTCATCTGGGCTGGCATGCCGTAGCCGGGAAAATCAATGCGGAAGGTCAGGTGGAAGGTACTTGTGTCGGTACGGGAATGGCTTTCGACCCTGCTTTTTATTATTACCGTCCGGTCAATGTATATGCGGCGCACGGATACGGCCCGGTGCTTTGGGCGGGTGCGGAAATGATTCGCTTGCTGAAGAACCAGTATCCGCAGATGAACGACAGCGCCGTTCAATATTATCAAGTAAAACAAAAGACGACGGCTCCTATCTTCGCCGTCGATACGGAAGACACTAAGTAA
- the rhaM gene encoding L-rhamnose mutarotase has product MKREAFKMYLKPGCEAEYEKRHAAIWPELKALLSKNGVSDYSIYWDKETNILFAFQKTEGDAGSQDLGNTEIVQKWWDYMADIMEVNPDNSPVSIPLPEVFHMD; this is encoded by the coding sequence ATGAAACGAGAAGCATTTAAAATGTATTTGAAACCCGGCTGCGAAGCCGAATATGAAAAGAGACATGCCGCCATCTGGCCCGAACTGAAAGCATTGCTTTCAAAGAACGGCGTGTCGGACTACTCCATTTACTGGGACAAGGAGACGAATATCCTTTTCGCCTTCCAAAAGACGGAAGGGGATGCAGGTTCACAGGATTTGGGCAATACGGAGATTGTACAGAAATGGTGGGATTATATGGCGGACATCATGGAAGTGAATCCGGACAATTCGCCGGTATCCATCCCTTTGCCGGAAGTGTTTCATATGGATTGA
- a CDS encoding hybrid sensor histidine kinase/response regulator transcription factor — MTQRHLSLFLFLVCFVLNAYGAIELRSTQMRTSDGLPNNSVRYIYQDSKGFLWLATLNGLSRYDGNSFLTYRPEAGDMVSLADNRIYDLTEDKNGFLWISTTPELYSCYDLQRARFVDYTGCGESRQNYSKVFVAANGDVWLHHSGNGCRQMNHQPDGGMTSTVFRTERGNLPDNRVKFVNEDASGRIWIGTQCGLVSVTNGQYRIEDRLIHFTSSLAYKDDMYFLTADGDIYLYQSATQKMQKQASLAVVAGKTSPTGNFLLKDKWVILTTTGVYTYDFNTGDVQADSRMDIKKGELIRDNHGDYWIYNHTGHLTYVLAETGEIKDFQLIPQDKISYIDFERYHIVHDSRGIIWISTYGNGLFAYNTAEDKLEHFVANINDQSHISSDFLLYVMEDRAGGIWVASEYSGLSRISVLNEGTSRIYPESRDLFDRSNTIRMLTKMSNGDICVGTRKGGLYTFDSNLRSKMTNQYFHSNIYAIAEDGQGRMWTGTRGNGLKVGDTWYYNNPSDLTALSDNNVFAIYRDRKERMWVGTFGGGLELAEPTPDGKYKFRHFFQQTFGLRMVRVIEEDENGMVWVGTSEGICIFHPDSLIADSDNYHLFSYTNGKFCSNEIKCIYRDTKGRMWIGTSGSGLNLCEPQDNYNSLKYEHYGTSEGLVNDVIQSILGDKNGNIWVATEYGISKFNPANHSFENYFFSSYTLGNVYSENSACMREDGKLLFGTNYGLIVIDPEKIQDSESFSPVVFTDLYVNGTQMNPQMEDSPLKQSLAYSDEITLKYFQNSFLIDFSTFDYSDSGHTKYMYWLENYDQDWSAPSPLNFASFKYLNPGTYVLHVKSSNGSGIWNDSETTLKIVVVPPFWKTTWAMLCYVLLLIIALYFAFRIVRNFNGLRNRINVEKQLTEYKLVFFTNISHEFRTPLTLIQGALEKIQRVTDIPRELIYPLKTMDKSTQRMLRLINQLLEFRKMQNNKLALSLEETDVISFLYEIFLSFGDVAEQKNMNFRFQPSVPSYKMFIDKGNLDKVTYNLLSNAFKYTPSNGTVILSVNVDEARKTLQIQVSDTGVGIPKEKQNELFKRFMQSNFSGDSIGVGLHLSHELVSVHKGTIEYKDNEGGGSVFTVCIPTDKTVYAEKDFLIPGNVLLKEADGQAHHLLQLSEELPDPEKLPAPLNKRKVLIIEDDNDIREFLKEEVGAYFEVEVAADGTSGFEKARTSEADLIICDVLMPGMTGFEVTRKLKSDFDTSHIPIILLTALSSPEKHLEGIEAGADAYIAKPFSVKLLLARVFRLIEQRDKLREKFSSEPGIVRPAMCTTDRDKEFADRLAAILEQNLARPEFSIDEFAQLMKLGRTVFYRKLRGVTGYSPNEYLRVVRMKKAAELLLSEDNLTVAEVSYKVGISDPFYFSKCFKAQFGVAPSVYQRGVNTDAASSEPQESDS, encoded by the coding sequence ATGACTCAAAGACACCTTTCACTCTTCCTCTTTCTCGTTTGTTTTGTGCTGAATGCTTATGGTGCAATAGAACTCCGTTCCACACAAATGAGAACCAGTGACGGTCTTCCCAATAACTCTGTCCGCTACATCTACCAAGATAGCAAAGGTTTCCTTTGGCTGGCTACCTTGAACGGATTAAGCCGTTATGACGGCAACTCTTTCCTTACTTACCGACCGGAAGCCGGAGACATGGTTTCTTTGGCAGATAACCGGATTTATGACCTGACCGAAGATAAAAACGGTTTCCTGTGGATTTCCACCACACCGGAATTATATAGCTGTTACGATTTGCAACGTGCCCGTTTTGTTGACTATACGGGTTGCGGCGAATCACGACAGAACTATTCGAAAGTATTCGTAGCCGCCAACGGAGATGTGTGGCTGCACCATTCGGGAAACGGCTGTCGCCAAATGAACCATCAACCGGACGGCGGAATGACCTCTACCGTATTCAGAACCGAACGTGGCAATCTGCCGGACAACAGAGTGAAATTTGTTAATGAGGATGCCAGCGGTCGCATCTGGATTGGAACGCAATGCGGCCTAGTCTCTGTCACCAACGGACAATACCGGATAGAAGACCGTCTAATCCATTTCACTTCTTCCCTGGCTTATAAAGATGATATGTATTTCCTGACTGCCGACGGGGACATCTATCTTTATCAGTCTGCCACCCAAAAGATGCAGAAACAGGCTTCTCTTGCCGTTGTAGCAGGAAAGACTTCGCCCACCGGCAACTTTCTGCTAAAGGATAAATGGGTCATTCTGACTACTACCGGAGTATATACGTACGATTTTAACACCGGTGACGTTCAGGCGGATTCCCGCATGGACATCAAGAAAGGCGAACTGATACGTGACAATCACGGTGACTATTGGATATACAACCATACGGGACATCTTACCTATGTACTTGCCGAAACGGGAGAAATCAAAGACTTCCAGTTGATTCCGCAGGACAAGATAAGCTACATCGACTTCGAACGTTATCACATCGTCCATGACTCCCGCGGAATTATCTGGATTTCGACCTACGGTAACGGTCTTTTCGCCTATAATACCGCCGAAGACAAACTGGAACACTTCGTTGCCAATATAAATGACCAAAGCCATATCAGTTCGGACTTCCTGCTTTATGTCATGGAAGACCGTGCCGGTGGTATCTGGGTAGCTTCCGAGTATTCGGGCTTATCCCGCATCTCTGTCTTGAATGAAGGAACTTCCCGTATCTATCCCGAATCCCGTGATTTGTTCGACCGTTCGAACACCATCCGTATGCTCACTAAAATGTCGAACGGTGATATCTGTGTCGGCACACGTAAAGGGGGGCTTTACACCTTCGATTCCAATCTCCGCTCGAAGATGACCAATCAATATTTCCATTCCAATATTTACGCCATTGCCGAAGACGGGCAGGGGCGAATGTGGACGGGAACCCGTGGAAACGGACTGAAAGTAGGGGACACCTGGTATTATAATAATCCTTCCGACCTCACGGCTTTGTCCGACAATAATGTCTTTGCGATTTACCGCGACCGCAAAGAACGTATGTGGGTAGGGACATTCGGCGGCGGGCTTGAACTGGCAGAACCTACGCCGGACGGCAAGTATAAATTCCGTCACTTCTTCCAACAGACATTCGGATTGCGAATGGTGCGTGTGATAGAGGAAGACGAGAACGGTATGGTCTGGGTAGGAACCAGCGAGGGCATCTGCATCTTTCATCCTGATTCATTGATTGCCGATTCTGATAATTATCACCTGTTCAGCTACACGAACGGCAAGTTTTGCAGTAACGAAATCAAGTGCATCTACCGGGATACGAAAGGACGTATGTGGATTGGCACATCCGGTTCGGGACTGAATCTTTGTGAGCCTCAGGATAATTACAACTCTTTGAAGTATGAGCATTACGGCACTTCCGAAGGACTGGTCAACGATGTGATTCAATCTATTCTCGGAGACAAGAACGGAAATATCTGGGTGGCTACCGAGTATGGTATCTCCAAGTTTAACCCGGCCAATCATTCTTTCGAGAATTATTTCTTCTCTTCCTATACCTTGGGGAATGTGTACAGCGAGAATAGTGCCTGCATGCGCGAAGACGGAAAGTTATTGTTTGGAACAAACTACGGTCTGATTGTCATCGACCCCGAAAAGATACAGGATAGTGAGAGTTTTTCTCCGGTGGTCTTCACCGACTTGTATGTCAACGGAACCCAGATGAATCCGCAAATGGAAGATTCTCCCTTGAAGCAGTCACTTGCCTATTCGGATGAAATCACTTTGAAATATTTTCAGAACTCATTTCTGATAGACTTCTCTACCTTTGATTATTCCGATAGCGGACATACGAAGTATATGTACTGGCTGGAGAACTACGACCAGGATTGGAGTGCGCCTTCTCCCTTGAATTTTGCTTCTTTCAAATACTTGAATCCGGGGACATATGTGCTTCATGTCAAATCGAGCAACGGGTCGGGCATTTGGAACGATAGCGAGACTACATTGAAGATTGTGGTTGTCCCGCCATTTTGGAAGACTACCTGGGCGATGCTGTGTTATGTATTACTGTTGATTATAGCCTTGTATTTTGCCTTCCGCATTGTCCGCAACTTTAACGGGCTGCGCAACCGCATCAATGTGGAAAAGCAGTTGACCGAATATAAACTGGTATTCTTCACCAACATCTCCCACGAATTCCGTACCCCGCTTACATTGATTCAGGGAGCACTGGAAAAAATACAGCGCGTCACGGATATTCCGCGCGAACTTATATATCCGTTGAAGACGATGGATAAGAGCACGCAACGTATGTTGAGGCTTATCAACCAGTTGTTGGAATTCAGAAAGATGCAGAACAACAAACTGGCACTTTCTTTGGAGGAAACCGATGTTATCTCTTTCCTCTATGAAATATTCCTGAGTTTCGGCGACGTGGCGGAACAGAAGAACATGAATTTCCGTTTCCAGCCTTCCGTGCCTTCCTATAAGATGTTCATCGACAAGGGGAATCTGGATAAGGTGACTTACAACCTGCTTTCCAATGCATTCAAATATACGCCTTCCAACGGTACTGTCATCCTTTCGGTGAACGTGGACGAAGCCCGGAAAACATTGCAGATTCAAGTTTCGGATACCGGAGTCGGTATCCCCAAAGAGAAACAGAATGAACTGTTCAAACGCTTTATGCAGAGCAACTTCTCCGGTGACAGTATCGGTGTAGGTCTGCATTTGAGCCACGAACTGGTGTCGGTGCATAAAGGTACGATTGAATATAAGGACAACGAAGGCGGCGGTTCCGTATTTACCGTATGTATCCCGACGGACAAGACGGTTTATGCGGAGAAAGACTTTTTGATTCCCGGCAACGTATTGCTGAAAGAAGCGGACGGACAGGCACATCATTTGTTGCAACTCTCGGAAGAGCTTCCCGACCCGGAAAAGCTACCTGCTCCTTTGAACAAACGGAAAGTCCTGATTATTGAGGACGACAACGATATTCGTGAATTCCTGAAAGAAGAAGTGGGAGCCTATTTTGAAGTAGAAGTGGCTGCCGACGGAACATCCGGCTTTGAGAAAGCGCGTACGTCCGAAGCAGACCTGATAATCTGCGATGTGCTTATGCCGGGAATGACAGGATTTGAAGTAACCCGGAAACTGAAATCGGATTTCGATACAAGCCATATCCCTATCATCCTGCTGACTGCATTAAGCTCACCGGAAAAACATTTGGAAGGTATCGAAGCGGGGGCGGACGCCTATATCGCAAAGCCGTTCAGCGTGAAACTGCTATTGGCACGTGTGTTCCGTTTGATAGAACAACGCGACAAACTGCGTGAGAAGTTCTCCAGCGAACCGGGTATCGTGCGTCCTGCCATGTGCACTACCGACCGGGATAAGGAATTTGCCGACCGGTTGGCTGCTATCCTTGAACAGAACCTCGCCCGCCCTGAATTTTCTATTGACGAGTTTGCGCAGCTTATGAAGTTGGGACGAACGGTATTCTACCGGAAGCTGCGCGGCGTGACCGGATATTCGCCTAATGAATACCTGCGTGTGGTGCGGATGAAGAAAGCAGCGGAACTGCTGCTCTCGGAAGATAACCTGACTGTTGCGGAAGTATCCTATAAAGTTGGTATCAGCGACCCGTTCTATTTCAGCAAATGTTTTAAGGCGCAGTTCGGCGTGGCACCGTCTGTTTATCAGCGTGGGGTGAATACGGATGCTGCTTCTTCGGAGCCACAGGAATCGGATTCATAG
- a CDS encoding polysaccharide deacetylase family protein, with the protein MKTLSFFILASFFCIFCTGTTLSAADWKVYVAKYRQDKACAISYTFDDGLAEHSTVAAPELEKRGFRGTFWICGYYTEQGASSKLPRMTWGELRKMAKNGHEISNHSWTHKNAKRLTLEQVKTEIEKNDSAIFANIGVMPVTYCYPYNYKTDEIVELASKNRVGTRTRQISIGSKSTPQRFAKWLDDLMKKGEWGVGMTHGINYGYDAFKEPSLFWEHLDKVKSLEDKIWVGTFREVAAYIRERDDIRLKVSETKKGLTITPEMTVDKKLFTEPLTMVIECKGVGEVSVKQGRKPLPAHISGEKVLFDFNPYAGKIKVSFKYK; encoded by the coding sequence ATGAAAACTCTTTCTTTCTTTATCCTAGCTTCTTTCTTCTGCATTTTCTGTACCGGTACCACCTTGTCGGCAGCGGACTGGAAAGTCTATGTCGCCAAATACAGGCAGGACAAGGCTTGCGCTATCTCCTATACTTTTGATGACGGCTTGGCGGAACATTCCACGGTAGCTGCGCCGGAATTGGAAAAGCGTGGCTTTAGGGGTACATTTTGGATATGCGGCTATTATACGGAACAAGGGGCGTCGTCCAAATTACCCCGGATGACTTGGGGCGAACTGAGGAAAATGGCAAAGAACGGACACGAGATTTCCAACCATAGCTGGACACATAAGAATGCGAAACGTCTGACGCTGGAACAGGTGAAGACGGAAATAGAAAAGAATGACAGTGCGATTTTTGCCAATATAGGTGTGATGCCCGTCACTTACTGCTATCCCTATAATTATAAAACCGATGAAATCGTAGAACTGGCTTCCAAAAACAGAGTAGGAACACGTACCAGGCAAATTTCAATCGGTAGCAAATCGACTCCCCAACGATTTGCCAAATGGCTGGATGATTTGATGAAAAAAGGGGAATGGGGAGTAGGCATGACGCATGGAATCAATTACGGATATGATGCTTTTAAGGAACCGTCCTTGTTTTGGGAACATTTGGACAAGGTGAAAAGCCTGGAAGATAAGATTTGGGTAGGTACGTTCCGTGAAGTGGCCGCTTATATAAGGGAGAGAGACGATATTCGGTTGAAAGTATCGGAAACAAAGAAAGGCTTGACGATTACTCCTGAAATGACAGTAGACAAGAAACTGTTTACAGAACCGTTGACAATGGTGATTGAATGTAAAGGAGTAGGGGAAGTATCCGTGAAACAAGGCAGGAAGCCTCTGCCGGCACATATCTCAGGAGAGAAAGTCCTTTTCGATTTCAATCCGTATGCAGGGAAAATTAAAGTAAGTTTTAAATATAAATAA